In Mastomys coucha isolate ucsf_1 unplaced genomic scaffold, UCSF_Mcou_1 pScaffold20, whole genome shotgun sequence, one DNA window encodes the following:
- the Znf775 gene encoding zinc finger protein 775, whose protein sequence is MESDLAGSISGGGLARVKQEKPEWLLQTVSPQAALPEKDKENIFHQQSGLPPRQTMGRPLALGSQEETGGARWVPLPEQDAPLAARVTGTAPGPLSPSLSAGGGHFVCVDCGKRFSWWSSLKIHQRTHTGEKPYLCGKCGKSFSQKPNLVRHQRHHTGERPFCCPECTRRFSQKQHLLKHQKTHSRPATHTCPECERCFRHQVGLRIHQRAHARNRLSARVNLHEMLRHAAARRWACRLRPGSPRGHPEWVLLGLSRSWWGQHGVRTTAHSRLGSSEQRQFICNDCGKSFTWWSSLNIHQRIHTGERPYACPECGRRFSQKPNLTRHLRNHTGERPHPCSHCGRSFRQKQHLLKHLRTHLPGAQAARCTSCGQSCPSRAALRAHQRMHAAAELLRSQSAVRGGVPGSESQAEIAQSVAVKPQGLQGTKGVLCGQECETLAVPSEQRQFICNECGKSFSWWSALTIHQRIHTGERPYACPDCGRCFSQKPNLTRHRRNHTGERPYLCTACGRSFRQKQHLLKHQRVHRGAQAPHPSPEKEL, encoded by the exons ATGGAGAGTGACCTGGCTGGCAGCATCTCAG GAGGTGGGTTGGCAAGGGTCAAGCAGGAAAAGCCAGAGTGGCTGTTGCAGACTGTGTCACCTCAGGCCGCGCTTCCAGAGAAGGACAAGGAAAACATATTTCATCAGCAGAGTGGTCTCCCACCCCGCCAGACCATGGGGCGCCCCTTGGCTCTGGGGTCACAAGAGGAGACTGGGGGTGCACGGTGGGTCCCCCTTCCTGAGCAGGATGCACCGCTGGCTGCTCGAGTTACAGGGACAGCTCCAGGTCCTCTGAGCCCCTCACTTTCTGCGGGTGGGGGTCACTTTGTGTGCGTGGATTGTGGGAAGAGGTTCAGCTGGTGGTCGTCCCTCAAGATTCACCAGCGCACACACACAGGCGAGAAGCCTTACCTCTGTGGCAAGTGTGGCAAGAGCTTCAGCCAGAAGCCCAACCTGGTGCGCCACCAGCGCCACCATACGGGCGAGAGGCCCTTCTGCTGCCCGGAGTGCACGAGGCGCTTCAGTCAGAAACAGCACCTACTCAAGCACCAGAAGACACACTCTCGGCCTGCCACTCACACGTGTCCAGAATGTGAGCGTTGCTTTCGGCACCAAGTGGGCCTCCGCATCCACCAGCGAGCACATGCCCGAAACCGCCTGAGTGCCCGTGTCAACTTACATGAGATGCTCCGGCATGCTGCTGCACGTCGCTGGGCCTGTCGCCTGCGCCCAGGATCCCCACGCGGGCATCCCGAGTGGGTTTTGCTGGGGCTGTCCCGGAGTTGGTGGGGCCAGCATGGTGTCCGGACAACAGCCCACAGCCGCTTAGGTTCCAGTGAACAGCGCCAGTTCATCTGCAATGATTGCGGCAAGAGCTTCACATGGTGGTCATCGTTGAACATCCATCAGCGCATCCACACGGGTGAGCGCCCCTACGCGTGCCCTGAGTGTGGCCGCCGCTTCAGCCAGAAGCCCAACCTCACTAGGCACCTAAGAAACCATACCGGTGAGCGTCCGCACCCTTGTTCGCATTGTGGACGCAGCTTCCGCCAGAAGCAGCACCTGCTCAAGCACCTGCGCACACACTTGCCTGGCGCCCAGGCCGCAAGATGCACCAGCTGCGGCCAGAGCTGCCCCAGTCGTGCAGCACTGCGAGCCCACCAGCGTATGCACGCTGCTGCGGAACTACTGCGCTCGCAGTCTGCAGTCAGGGGTGGTGTGCCTGGCTCTGAGTCACAAGCTGAGATTGCCCAGAGTGTGGCTGTGAAGCCTCAAGGTCTCCAGGGTACTAAGGGAGTGCTGTGTGGCCAGGAGTGTGAGACCCTGGCTGTGCCCAGCGAACAGCGCCAGTTCATCTGCAACGAGTGCGGCAAGAGCTTCTCATGGTGGTCAGCCCTCACCATCCACCAGCGCATCCACACGGGCGAGCGGCCCTATGCCTGCCCAGATTGCGGCCGCTGTTTCAGCCAGAAGCCTAACCTCACGAGGCACCGGCGCAACCACACAGGCGAGAGACCCTACCTGTGCACAGCCTGTGGCCGCAGCTTCCGTCAAAAGCAGCATCTGCTCAAACATCAGCGTGTCCATCGTGGAGCTCAGGCACCACACCCTAGCCCAGAGAAGGAGCTATAG
- the LOC116098883 gene encoding zinc finger and SCAN domain-containing protein 2-like, whose protein sequence is MTELVSSRGGSPTGDGEEGLGDDQGLVIHHPAEEQSHRCPLCGQTFSQQPSLVRHQKAHVGAGRAAAFVCPECGKAFSVKHNLEVHQRTHTGERPFPCPECGRCFSLKQNLLTHQRIHSGEKPHQCAQCGRCFREPRFLLNHQRTHARMPTPHPRRPGVFGERRPYFCIRCGKSFAREGSLKTHQRSHGHGPESQGAHLSHVL, encoded by the coding sequence ATGACAGAGCTGGTGTCCTCCAGGGGAGGGTCCCCTACAGGGGACGGGGAGGAGGGTCTGGGGGACGATCAAGGTCTGGTTATTCACCACCCGGCGGAGGAACAGTCCCACCGCTGCCCGCTGTGCGGGCAGACCTTCTCCCAGCAGCCCAGCCTGGTGCGGCACCAGAAGGCGCACGTGGGAGCTGGCCGCGCAGCCGCCTTCGTGTGTCCCGAGTGCGGCAAGGCCTTCAGCGTCAAACACAACCTGGAGGTGCACCAGCGCACGCACACCGGCGAGCGGCCCTTCCCCTGCCCCGAGTGCGGCCGCTGCTTCAGCCTCAAGCAGAATCTGCTCACGCACCAGCGCATCCACAGCGGTGAGAAGCCGCACCAGTGCGCGCAGTGCGGTCGCTGCTTCCGAGAGCCGCGCTTCCTGCTCAACCACCAGCGCACCCACGCGCGCATGCCCACGCCGCACCCGCGCCGTCCCGGTGTCTTCGGGGAGCGGCGGCCCTACTTCTGCATTCGCTGCGGCAAGAGCTTCGCGCGTGAGGGCTCGCTCAAGACCCACCAGCGCAGCCATGGCCATGGGCCAGAGAGCCAAGGGGCCCATTTGAGCCATGTGCTATGA